The proteins below are encoded in one region of Saccopteryx leptura isolate mSacLep1 chromosome 1, mSacLep1_pri_phased_curated, whole genome shotgun sequence:
- the CLEC2A gene encoding LOW QUALITY PROTEIN: C-type lectin domain family 2 member A (The sequence of the model RefSeq protein was modified relative to this genomic sequence to represent the inferred CDS: substituted 2 bases at 2 genomic stop codons) — protein sequence MGNEPSFKYCGKWKNNGCVSPNIPKQSTGLTAITVTYPRIMNCTKEWIGVRQKCFCFSDDTRNXTASKRFCVSQGSELAQIVTHKDMEFLKKHTGTFMQXIGLSRKQGGCWKWTMLGEFEIKGNEVFAFLNADGVSRGFVDIKWICSKPRF from the exons ATGGGAAATGAACCTTCATTCAAGTACTGTGGAAAATGGAAGAACAATGGGTGTGTTTCCCCAAATATCCCTAAGCAGTCCACAG gatTAACTGCAATAACTGTAACATATCCTCGCATTATGAACTGTACAAAAGAATGGATTGGAGTAAGACAgaagtgtttttgtttctctgatgATACCAGAAACTGAACAGCCAGTAAAAGATTTTGCGTTTCACAGGGATCAGAACTTGCTCAAATTGTTACACATAAAGATATG GAATTTTTGAAGAAGCACACAGGAACGTTTATGCAGTGAATTGGGTTGAGCAGAAAACAAGGAGGGTGTTGGAAATGGACAATGCTTGGTGA GTTTGAAATTAAGGGGAATGAAGTCTTTGCTTTTCTGAATGCTGATGGAGTCTCCAGGGGATTTGTTGATATCAAGTGGATTTGCAGCAAACCTAGATTTTAA